The DNA window CTTAGTTATAATGACTATCCATTATCTCCTAATAGTCAGGGCTTTTACAgttactttcttttgttttcttttttaattttttaatgtttatttaattttgagagagagagagacagagtgtgagtggggaaggggcagagagagagggagacacaaaatctgaagcaggctccaggctctgagctgtctgcacagagccccatgcagggctcaaacccacgaaccgtgagatcatgacctgagccaaagtcagatgcttaaccaactgagccaaccaggtgcccctttatggTTACTTTCTTATGATCTAGCATCTTCCACTCTCACTCAGACCTACTTCCTTCTTCTTACCCCACTTAAAACTTCCGTTTCCTGAAGAGTCATCAGTACTTAGCTCACTGTCAGTTTAGTCTTACAATTAAAGTAGTAAAActgaattataaataaagcttatCAATTCAATGAATCCTTCATTCATCAATGTGTGGGGTATGCTTAGTGTGTGAGGGGCGTGGGAAGATGAGGAGCTGGACTTCAATACACGTGTGTTCTTACAACCAGACAAAGTCTCAGGAATAGCCTGAGGAGCCTCTGAAATGAGGCCCCCTGTGGTAAGGAGGCACCAGTCATTTTGCCATAACTAAGGCCACCTATTAGGAAGAGGAGCCAACATGGAGAGTTTTCTAAGGTAGGGTCAAAAtgaagtgtgtgtatatatatgtctgtgtctgtgtgtgtgtgtctgtgtgtgtgtatgggtgtctGTATGGATGGGTGCACATAAGCACGTGCTGCTAAACTCCTATCCTTAGGAATAAAAGCTAAGGTATTAACCTAATGGGCTTTCAGTTACTATCTGGGAATGTTAGGGCATTTCTAATCAGGGACAAGGATTAGAAAAACTACataaattatggggcacctgggtggctcagtcggttgagtggccgactttggctcaggtcatgatcacacagctcgtgagttcgagccctgcgttgggctatgtgctgacagctcagagcctggagcctgctttggattctgtgtctccctctctctctgcccctaacccactttcattctgtctctgtctctctcataaataagtaaataaaaacattaaaaaaaaaacactacatgAATTGTAAGAACCACCcaaataaaattatcttaaaaaggcaaaaaaaaaaaaaaccctacataaTTGCTCCATGCTGTTATGTTTGTTTTCTACAGAAGTTACCAGTAAATCTTTAAATTAAACCAAAAGGACCCAAAAGCTTATCTTTAAGAGCAGAAAGGGGTTCAAGCTGGGCACTATAGTCCATTCCACTGCCAGGTTGGGGGAGAAGTATGCACCTCAACCAGTAGAGTAGTAGTGACAGCTACtaaaggaataaagaacaaaatgaatgTCAAGGACTTTCTGCATGGAATGAGGTCTGGGTTTGAAAGGGATCTTTAGCCATTGAAAGACCTATGTGATTGCCTTACTTAGTTTTATAGGGTAAAACCTTTTAACTTGGTCCACATATATACTTAGGCTGAAGAAAGCCCTTTAGCCTCATTTggctcattaaaacaaaactgagtAACAGGAATCAAAAGAGTCACAGGCCTATCAAAAATCTGATGGAGTCTGTGGCTCTCTTCACAGAAAAGGGCATCCACAAATTTTGTGCACAATTTCAGAAGTTTGTGGAGGCCTGGTTAAGATATCTCTCAGCCTAGGGAGAAGCACTGGGTTCACATAATAGACTGTAAAGGTTTCAAATGACCAGTCCTCATAGGAAATTGGACCTCATGGATTCCCCAgaacccacctcccaccccagcacCTTTCAGTACCTATGGATGATAAGTATCATTTCTACTGATGTTTATTCCATTGCTGGCAAGGATCCGCAATTCAGATTCAACAGTATAGGCCacatataataaagaaaagaaattttcaagCAGAATTAGATGACATCTTCCTCTAGATGACATTTTTCTCTATGGGTCATTCTGCTCTGTAAGATCCCTGATGCCCAAAGACATCTCTAATCCACACACTGCACCTACTGCTAGTTTCTTTCACTCGTGATTCTAACCACAGATGTTTTATCTTAGAAATtttttcttggggagcctggatggctcagttggctaagtgcccgactttggctcaggtcatgatctcacagttagtgagtgcgagccctgcatcaggctccatgctgatggtgcggagcctgcttgggattctctctctgcccctctgattctctctctctcaaaaataaataaacttaaaaattttttttcttaagtggatttttattattttctttacatttctataaTACATATTTTGGATCCAGTGCACACAAAAGATAGCTTTACTGCTATCTCCTTCAATAGCATGGACATAACATTAGGAGATTTTCCTAGAATCTACAAAATCATTTCCAACTCAgcctctcttctgtttttaaaacaagcaGTAGTTGGGTTTTCCTATCACCATCACGGTTCTGCTTCGGGGGCTGTCTTCTCTTCCTCAGTTGGAGCTTCCATATCAGACCTTAACCCTTCATCTTCAGCAGGTAATTCTTTGGTCACTGGACCAACCCCCAGCCTTGACTTCTCCGTGGGACTCGCGGTGACATTTTGATCAAGGGGAGGAAATCTGAAAGTTATGTAGTTGAGGAAGGACATGATCCCTAAAGGAGGAGAAGAATTTGAGGTGAGTTTCAGTAGACAGATGGTCTTTTGGCTTTCAAAATTCTTAGTGATGCTTTAGAAGAGGTTCTAAAGACCTCTTCTTAGTGAAGCCAACCCTTCTCTCCCCCAGCACAGTTACTTTACCCTCCTGTGCTCCCATTGCATTATCTCACATGGTGAAGACAAAGCTTGAACCTCCTAGATTCAAGTGATAGTTCCACAACTTTCTGTGCGGTCTTAGGCAAGTCAGTCAACCTGTGCCTGCCTCAGTTAATGGTAGAACAGGTTACTAAATCCAGGTTTCCAGACCTCAAAATCCATACTTTCTTTGCCATACCACTCTGCCTCTCCATGTATAAATGTTCCGGATAAGAACAgtcatttcttctatttctcctaAATTCTACCTTGCCTTCAAGAAGTGGTTTCTTCTTCTATCCTTCTAGCATAAGACAGGGGACTGACTTACCAGAAAACGTGAATAAGAAGTCACTCCACCAATTAATATGATAGGCCCATAGGAGATCTGGCTCCAAGGCATCCTTAGTATGCCTGTAAACCTGTGCCAGAAACAGGATAAGGCAGAGGAGCAAGGAGATGGCTAGGACCAAAAGAAAAGATGTCACAACCCATCAGTGTCTTCAGTCTTCCTTGACcacgcaccgcccccccccccaagtcttcTTCTACCTCCACACCATATGCACAGCAAGATTAAAATTTAGGGCTTGACCAatatgggaaagagaaaggggcctctcccttccccctggtATAAGTCAGTTAAAGTGTGTTTTATGCAGTAAGACAGGGCCGGAAGCTGGCAACTTGATGTGATactgaagaagaggaaagggacaagaaaaagagaataaaagccCCACAGAGAAACTTGATTCATTTGACAGTTTTACCCTGGCATTTCCTTGCCAGTCTAGGTCTGTACCTGAGATGAAGCTCAGTATGGATACCTTCAGATCGAAGTTGGTGGTCGTACTTCCTCTTCCAGGCAGGCAAGAGCTGATGAGCCAGCCAAGGGCAACGAGTATGGAGAAGATAGAGATGAGGAAGAAAGTCCTGGAATATTGAAGGTAATCTGCCAAGGAGAATGAGAAAGGAAAGGCTTGGGTAGTCCAGCAGGGGGCCAGCAGGGTCTGGGTAGTCCAGCAGGGTTTTCTTAAGAAAACCAGATAGAGTCTTAGAGAAGGGCGTGAGGACTAGGGAGGATGAAACAGAGCTTACTATGTGGCGTCCAGGGCATAAATAAGGATCTTATttcccagcttttctttttaatttttcaagtttatttatttttgagagagagagagagagcgcgcacatgcatgggaagggcagagagagagagagaaagagaatcccaagcaggctctgagctatcagcgctgAGTCCCACATGAGgctagaactgtgagatcatgacccgagctgaaatgaagagtcagacacttaactgactgagccacccaggtccccgtTTCCCAGCTTTTCATTGATACTTGGAATTTATTTACTGTGAAGGCAAAGCCTtcattataaaactaaacatacaaaTAGTTCTGGGTGCGTTAACACATTAACCTAGATGTAAACTAGCTTATAGGAGACATGACTCTAACATCACAACAcagattaaaacattttcttgttcctaattctaattctaaaagtaatacatgggggcatctgggtgggtcagtcggttaaccatacgacttcagctcaggtcatgatctcacagttcgtgggttcgagctctgcctggggctctgtgctaacagctcagagcctggagcctgcttcagattctgtgtctcccactctctctgccccttccctgcttgtgctgtgtctctcaaaaataaataaacattaaaaaattttttaaataaataaaagtaatacatgttcaatataaggaagaaaatcagCCACAATCCCACTACCTAGAGTCAGCTACTACTGTTAgcattttatgttatttctttcCAGTACTTTTCTACCCTCTGTACTGAGTGGATATGATACTGCATATCAAGTGAATTTTTTCTTAAGATTATATGGTAAGATTATCCTCCAAATAACCTGTTGTaaacatcattttcattttttttaatttttaaaaatgtttatttatttatttttgagagagagagcgaagctcaagcccacgaaccatgagatcaagacctgagctgaaatcgagagctggTTacttaactgaggcacccaggcacccctgtatacatcatttttaatggctaccAAGGAGCTTatcatattaacatattttacttAATGACTTAACTGTTTTTGGACAGGtagtttgtttctatttgttttttctcttccaagtAGATCTGGCTTGTACAGGCCTTATCTTGCATTTGACCACAAAATGACGTCCCATTTACTTGAACTCCTCTCTTGTAAGATTTCAAGCCTGAATTTTCTGGATTGTATGAATTTCAATccctaaaaatatctttctttttttttttctttcctgagagtCCCTCAAGGTCCTGCGTCACATTTGCTCAGGGACAGGCCTGCTAACATCCTTTGTTCCAAAGCCCTTACCCAAATGCCATAACGCCACTTCTCTCATCTCCTGGCTCAAGATCTCTGCTCTCTGCAGATTGGGTGTTGGTAAGAGAGAAGGGGCATGCTAAACATTACTTTTTCCTAACATCTCCCTAATATCAAGCAGATCCTTCCCTTAACTCCCACAGCAATGTTTTAAGATACATGcacccgatgtttatagcagtgttacctacaatagccaaattatgaaaaccGCCCAAGTATCAAGTACCTattgattgatgaatgaataaagaagatgtggtatgtatgtatgcatacacacacacacacacacacacacacacacacacagcagaatattacttagccataaaaaggaatgaaatcttgtcatttgcaatgacatggatggagctagagagtattatgttaagtgaaattagtcagagaaagaaaaataccatacgatttcactcacatgtggaatttaagagacaaaacaaacaagaaaagagaagcgAAGAGGCAAAcgaagaaatagactcttaactatggagaataaatggatggttaccagagaggaggtagtggggggatggattaaataggtgacggggattaaggagtgctcttgttgtgatgaacaccgggtgatgtatggaagtgacgaatcactagattgtacacctgaaactaatattatgctgtattttaactaactggaatttaaataaaaacttgaaaaaaaaaaaaagaaatagaggataACACACGATTGCAAGTAAATATAGCTCTTGTGAGATACTGCACATCCTGCAATGTCTTCAGTATCCTTTAGGGGGTGCCTCCTTGTCtagcttttttcctttcttaagccAGATGGGCTCTACCACTAAAAGTTCTCTCAGAACTTCTATGTCTGAGAATCACAGTCCGGCTTCCAGGTaacccagagagaagaaaatatgttaaagCTTATCCCAATTTAAGATTTGACTCTTAAGTTTTACTTCGTTCTCTAGAACTCACCACTTACATCATCAATAATAGGAAAGTCCATGAAAAGAAACCACACCCCTACCCACAGAGGTGAGTTGTTCTGTGGCCCAAACAAATTAGCCACATTAAAACATGATGACCCCAAAGCAACACATTTTCTGAAACCTGGGTTTCAGAATTAGCAGGATATGTAGCCAGAGAGAACCATCAGCCTACATTGAGCTTCATGAAGCCCAGTGTGATAGGCATCGTTCATGGTATTTAGCCCACTGTCCCCCACTAGACCTAGCAGCCCTTGCCTATAGTCCCCTGACTATAGCTAATTGGACCAAGGAATGGGCTCTGACCCATATTGGACTAATTTGACTCTTATGCTTGGAAATTTGGATTTGAGAGTGATTCATGttaatttcctcttttgcttGTTTGAGCCAAGAAGATACAAAGCTAGACTGGGATCTCACTGTTTAGGATTTGCACACTAACAAGAGAAACTGAGCTGTAGTGATAAAACAAAGTGTAAACTAAGATGAGTGACAATGCAGCTCTAAAGAGACTGAGTGACTGGCAGGCTTGATTTTCTTCATCAGAGACCCCGGTCTTGTCTGGAATTTCCTAAGGTACGGCAAACTTCCTGCCTTTGGGAGTCTATGAGAGTCTTCTGAATAAATAAGTTCACTCTATAGCTTATACTAGTTCAAATGAAATCTGatcattaaaacacaaaagtgcACTAAGATATTCGGTGTAAGTTCTGTCTAAGATATATTACAGCCCAGCCTTTCCTCCACCATGAGAGGAAGAATTGACTTCATGTTTTTCTTACAATCTTCTCCATTTTGGCTCCTTATCTCCTGAAACCACATGAACAAGATCACTCACAACTCCAAAGGAACAACTGAAGATTTGCAGCATAGAATCATCTCACCCCAAAAGGAAGCAAGTCTACTAGTCATAATTATATACAACTAATTATCTGACCAAACTAAACACTTAACTCCATAGTATAAAATGGCTGCACTTGGTTAACTTCAtagtttttttcctaattcattgaacaaaacaaaacaaacatcctAAAGCTGAATTCAAGTCTCCATCTCCTATAAAACCAAAAGCTATTTCAGCTTTTAAACATCAGTTTTTACAGTAGCTTACTTGTCAAAGTTTCAAAGATCTTAGGACCTGAGTTACAAAAGGCCCTACTTGTCAGTAAGAAGTTCTGGTCCAGGGAAAGAGAAGTGCCCTAGATATAAGGAACACCCACGTAGATCACATGTATCAAAACACTGCTGAAGATTTCCTTAGTAATATTCTTTTATGGCTTTGGGTTGCAGGAATAGCAAGGCAAACCTCCCAGTTTGCTAAAGGCAATGAAGCTAGTGCCCTGGGAAGAGAGGGGATGTCATTCTCAATTTGGAGAGGAAGAAGCCCACATCACGCGAAAAGCTTGATAAGATCCTTGCTGGTGTTCTCAGGATCATCCCAGTCAGTGATTCTGTACTTCAGAGCACCATCAGGTAGGACATAAAAGCTACCAAGACCGAAAGGGATACTACCATACTGGAAAGCAGTAATGATTCTCAGTGAATTGGGAACACTCACCATTCAGTAGTTTGGGCTGGGCAAGATCTCCTTCTATTGTTATGAAAGTAAAGCTTGGTCCAGGAGGTTTTGGAAAGTGAGAGGGCCAGGGCTGTAAGCCACCTTGCTCTTGTGAACAAATAAGCTTAGTTAACACTAGATGCTCTTTTCCTTTACAGCTGTTGACACTCTGGAAGGAATCAATGGGGAAGCCAAGATGACGTGAGAAGAAAGAGGCATAGGAAAGAAGCCAGCCATAGGAAAAGCTAAGCGCCTAGTACTCAGCTGTGCCAAAGAGATTTGGGGGTGGGATTCCTCTTACTGCACCCTAGGTCCTTCAGCAAAAATCAAAGCCAGAATAGGGAGACAGTGCTCCAAAAGGGCTAGCTCCTTTTAACTATGAAAGAGCCAGACTGAGTGAGTGCAGGTGGGGTGTGGCTATGGATTTTGAGAATGAAGAAGGCTGCTGAGGAGTCAGCCCACTTATTTGGTCAGATCTAAACCTCCATGTGGTTGCCATAAGGCCAAGACAAAATTTTTATTCCAGTCACATAAGGCCAAGACAAAACTTCCCCAGCCTCATGGAAAAGAAGGTGGTTTGGGAATGGAAAAGATGGAGACCTAGCACCTGGGAGAGGAGGCTGTGAAATCAACTTAGGATTTAGGTTCCTCGCACAGCTTGGCCTTGTTTATTGTGCAATGGTTCTCAGGCCCTGGCTCCGGAGGGTCCACTGCTTTGACTAAAAGACCTaatcttctttctccacagtcTTCCAAATGGTCCAACCTACTCCCTATGGCAAAACATTCCTTTATATTATGGTTTGATCTCACCTATGCTGCAGGGGAGTTAACAGAAGGGTCTGTTCCACACTTGAGACCTAGAATAAAAGTGAAGGATGGTGTCCCCtactccccaccccttctccatTCTGTTAGCAACTGCTACAGCAGAGAGGCTATCAATCATCTAGAACCAGGTGAAATCAGAGGCAGAGGCACAATGGCCTAATGTAACTCCACGACAGAGGAACATGAACACACACATTCTTGAGTCCATCTTAGAGAGTCCCCATGAAACTCACAGACATGACATTACTGCTTTCCAGTAGGGTAGTATTCTTTCCAGTCTTGGTAGCTTTTATATCCTACCTGATGCTGCTCTGAAGTCAACAATCATTGACTGGGATGACCCTGAAAACACCTTTCCATGGGAAAGGGGGCTAAATTCTTGCAATTAGTAGGTAAAAGTTTAAAGTTCTtgaatttgggggcgcctgggtggcgcagtcggttaagcgtccgacttcagccaggtcacgatctcacggtccgtgagttcgagccccgcgtcaggctctgggctgatggctcggagcctggagcctgtttccgattctgtgtctccctctctctctgcccctcccccgttcatgctctgtctctctctgtcccaaaaataaataaaaaacgttgaaaaaaaattaaaaaaaaaaaagttcttgaatTTGGACAATAGTGTTTTGGGCAGTAATAACATAACAGATTAGTGAGAGCTGAACACACTCATGACATTTGGGAAATTCATTATGAGAACTGCGGACTACTTACTGATACTAGAATTAGAACTTAGTTAACGTTGCAAACAGGATAGATACTTGACTTAAAATTGTGTACTTAAAGGACTCAGTTGACCACCTCTAAATCATTAACAGTTGGCCTCATAGGTAATATGCAGGTTCTGAGAAATAAACTATTTGCTACTGTAAGTGACAAAATTCCAAGACTctcattcattaaaattttaataatcttcAAGTCCTAAATTTTAACCTGGGCATGATTACATAAATATTGCAGTTTAATTTTTATGCCTGTATCTTTTACTCCATTTCTCTAGAAATGGAATTTGTGAGTGTAAATCTCTGGATACACATAATCATATTGCTTTGGTTATAGCCATTTACATGGTCCCCAGTGTATATGAGAGTGTCCAGCATTGtgtatcatcatttaaaaatctctgctAATGTCGCgttttaaaaatcttatcttACTGTTCATTTGATTTGCCTTTCTTTAATGATTTATTATGGTTAAAATAGTTTTACCTATGTTTactaaacatttttagtttttgttctgTGAATTGTCTGGTTATCAAGAatttatttgaggggcacctgggtggctcagttggttgggcaaccaacttcaactcaggtcatgaactcatggttcgtaggttcgagccccgcatcgggctctgtgctgacagctcagagcctgtagcctgcttcggattctgtgtctcctctctctctgcccctcccccacttgtgctctgtctctctctatcaaaaataaataaaatattttaaaaattaaaaaaagaattta is part of the Neofelis nebulosa isolate mNeoNeb1 chromosome 7, mNeoNeb1.pri, whole genome shotgun sequence genome and encodes:
- the LOC131516299 gene encoding LOW QUALITY PROTEIN: transmembrane protein 202-like (The sequence of the model RefSeq protein was modified relative to this genomic sequence to represent the inferred CDS: inserted 1 base in 1 codon), which produces MWEVLRQIPWQLQSELAAKMESREQMALTFYNPKVPKIKGNRHYQRPTLPVNKYPNASMSPQRRQQHVNQTHIYIRTFCGSLCXFGFLMVICMSPLNWVRFLVTKNGFELYAGLWITCNYELCWSHTPKPPYYLQYSRTFFLISIFSILVALGWLISSCLPGRGSTTTNFDLKVSILSFISAISLLLCLILFLAQVYRHTKDALEPDLLWAYHINWWSDFLFTFSGIMSFLNYITFRFPPLDQNVTASPTEKSRLGVGPVTKELPAEDEGLRSDMEAPTEEEKTAPEAEP